Genomic segment of Deltaproteobacteria bacterium:
ATCTTTCCAAATATTTACCTCTGATACAAAGAGGAGAGACTATTCTGCTTTGCAAGAATGGCGTTCCCATTGCCCAGATTACCCCATTGCCCAAGAAGAAGCGTTCTATAGAAAAACTTTTTGGAATCGCTAAAGATAAGGTGATTGATATGAGTCATTTTGACGATCCCCTTACAGAGAAAGATCTTCCTGGAATGGGTTTATGAAGTTACTTTTGGATACTTCTGTATTGCTTTGGATAATTTTTGAAGAAAGGAAAAAGCTTTCTGCAAAGGCTCTTGAAGCCTTGAATGCGTCCGAAGAAGTTCTCTTGAGCGTGGTTTCTATTTGGGAAATAAGTATTAAATATTCTATTGGAAAAT
This window contains:
- a CDS encoding type II toxin-antitoxin system Phd/YefM family antitoxin, producing MTKLNIHEAKTHLSKYLPLIQRGETILLCKNGVPIAQITPLPKKKRSIEKLFGIAKDKVIDMSHFDDPLTEKDLPGMGL